The DNA segment AACTGGGCAGCACCCAGGCGGTGAAAGAAGCGGTGAAAGCCGGCGTGGGGATTACCGCGGTTTCCCGGTTGGCAGTGGAACAGGAAATCCAGCGGGGAGAGGTAAGAATCATTCCCTTGCAGGAAGGACCGGTTGAACGGGCTTTTGCTATGATTTCACATAAGGAAAAGTTCAAGACCCGGGTTGTTGACCGGTTTATGAAGTTTTTTACCGAGACAATGCGGATGCCAGGTGCAAGCGGCAGATGCGGCGATGGTGAATAAAGGGATATGATTATCTGACCGGAGGCAGGCGAACTGCTTCCGGTTTTTATTTTTTGTATCGGAGAAACCTATGCAATTTATCGGAATTTTCAATTTTACGGAGCAAAACAATCTAGAGTAAAATGGGCATAGAGGAATAGATTGTTAGTGGGGATTCGTAGAGGTATTTAGTGTGTGGGGGGATGCAAAAGATAGTTATCATTTTCACAAGGGAGGAGTAAAATTTGTTTGTTGTAACCGTTGACCAAGATGCCTGCAATGGTTGCGGCGAGTGCGCCAATGCCTGTCCTGGCGGCGTATTGAAATTGGAAGGGGATAAATCCCAG comes from the Acetonema longum DSM 6540 genome and includes:
- a CDS encoding 4Fe-4S dicluster domain-containing protein, translated to MFVVTVDQDACNGCGECANACPGGVLKLEGDKSQVVGDDCMGCQSCMLICPVGAIQVDEY